The following are encoded together in the Cicer arietinum cultivar CDC Frontier isolate Library 1 chromosome 2, Cicar.CDCFrontier_v2.0, whole genome shotgun sequence genome:
- the LOC101494649 gene encoding uncharacterized protein translates to MESPQSIVSPFKSIVLGDVEKYKSDVLTQSSSPLSKDIEVNGKETFVVSNKEEFIGVVDVYIHQARDIHNICIYHKQDVYAKICLTNDPENSVSTKIINGGGRNPVFNDNLRLSVRTVDSSLKCEIWMLSRVKNYLEDQLLGFAMVPLSEVLIMKDGKLEKEFSLSSTDLFHSPAGFVQLSLAYNGASPDVMAISAMPTSELDQNSTEKDSETRESIVRDLDKIEFPDPKIANEDHLMVSEYFGIPCEDSKCTDSLTTTDTENLSPEAGVQLVKSFSACSVESFQPHKVESPPSSMSTNGVSSPSAAARSDEQVSGTKEKSVDVKDSESDSTNTLHNELFPKPAVSVKIEPEPKMVQQDIVDMYMKSMQQFTESLAKMKLPMDFENGPTSSGNSSSEQKLQASKSSNSRVFYGSRAFF, encoded by the coding sequence ATGGAATCTCCACAATCTATTGTGTCACCATTCAAGAGCATTGTCCTAGGAGATGTTGAGAAGTATAAGTCTGATGTTTTAACACAAAGCTCTAGCCCTTTGTCTAAGGACATTGAAGTCAATGGAAAAGAAACTTTTGTTGTGTCTAATAAAGAGGAATTCATTGGTGTAGTTGATGTTTACATACATCAAGCTAGAGACATTCATAACATTTGCATATATCACAAGCAAGATGTTTATGCTAAGATTTGTTTGACTAATGATCCTGAAAATTCTGTCTCTACTAAGATTATCAATGGTGGAGGAAGGAACCCTGTGTTTAACGATAACCTTCGTCTAAGTGTTCGGACGGTTGATTCTTCTCTCAAATGTGAGATTTGGATGCTGAGTAGGGTGAAGAATTATCTTGAAGACCAATTGCTTGGTTTTGCTATGGTACCTTTGTCTGAAGTATTGATCatgaaggatggaaaattagAGAAAGAGTTCTCTCTTTCTTCAACTGATCTATTCCATTCCCCGGCCGGTTTTGTTCAATTGTCACTTGCTTACAACGGTGCTTCCCCCGATGTTATGGCTATTTCTGCAATGCCTACTAGTGAATTAGACCAAAATAGCACCGAAAAGGACTCCGAAACACGCGAGTCGATTGTGAGAGATTTAGATAAAATTGAATTCCCTGACCCGAAAATTGCAAATGAAGACCACTTAATGGTTTCGGAATACTTTGGCATACCATGTGAGGACAGTAAATGTACTGATAGCTTAACCACTACTGATACTGAAAATCTCAGTCCCGAAGCCGGTGTTCAACTTGTCAAAAGCTTCTCAGCATGCAGTGTTGAATCTTTCCAACCTCATAAGGTTGAGTCTCCACCTAGCAGCATGTCGACAAATGGAGTTTCCTCTCCTTCGGCAGCTGCAAGATCAGATGAGCAAGTTTCTGGCACCAAAGAGAAAAGTGTTGATGTAAAAGACAGTGAGAGTGATTCGACAAACACATTGCATAATGAGTTATTTCCAAAGCCTGCTGTGAGTGTGAAAATTGAGCCAGAACCAAAGATGGTGCAGCAGGATATTGTAGACATGTACATGAAAAGTATGCAGCAATTTACCGAGTCATTGGCGAAAATGAAGCTTCCTATGGACTTTGAAAATGGACCAACTAGTTCAGGAAACTCGAGCTCCGAACAGAAACTACAGGCGTCGAAAAGCAGTAACTCGCGCGTGTTTTATGGTAGCAGAGCTTTCTTCTGA